The sequence below is a genomic window from Tenacibaculum tangerinum.
TTCAGCAATGTTGTTTTTTAAATTCATGGTTTTACCAATGAATTTTCTCATTTGAATTTTAGAAAGTTTAAAACTTCCTGTTTTTTCTAATTGCTTTGAATACACTAAAGTTTTGTCGTGTAAATCAGATGTTTTATTTACATAATTCATCAATGCTACCGATTGTGCTAGGTTTAGCATAATGATATGTGCCACATCATCGTTTAATTCTTTAATTTGAATAGTTCCAAAGTCAACTTCAATCGTTTCAGAAAAAGAGATTTGGTACTTTTCTGAAGGTAAATTATTGATAACTGACTTTTCTTTGTTGATTAAAAAACGAACAGTTTGATGTATGAAATCATCTGCACAGTTCATAAAAACAACACTTCCGTAATCTTTTATATAAATATACGAGTTGTTTGTAATTTTATATAGCAAAAAAGAATGTTCTCTTTTTATTAGCTCATACGATTCAAACTGTGAGCGAATAGCACCAAGTGCTATTCGTTTTTCAAGATGATATGCAATTGTTTGCAAGTACATTTTAATAATCGTCGTCGTCGCTTTTAAACTTTGCTAATTTGTTAAATGGAGAGTTTTCGTCATCATCGTAATCTTCTTCATCTTCCATGGTAGAAGAGAATTTATAACTCAGCATTTTATAGTATAATTTAGCAGCTAAAAAGTCTGATGATTTCTCATTTTCATTAGGGCATAGCTCTACAATATCAAAACCAACGACATTTCTTTGGGTAAAAACTCTTCTTAAAAACTCTAAGGTTTCGTAGTAAAATAACCCTCCTGGTTCTGGTGTTCCTGTACTTGGCAATAGTGATGGGTCGATAGCATCTAAATCAAACGTGATAAAAACATTACCAGTTAATTGGTCGATAACTTCATCCATCCAATATTCATTTACTGCCATATCGTGTGCAAAAAAGACTTTGTCTGTGTTCATAGAAGACTTTTCTGATATGTCCATACTACGAATACCTACTTGTACTAAATTGGTCGTTTGACTTGCTTCATATACAGCACAAGCATGGTTGCATGAACTACCTTCGTATTCTTTGCGTAAATCGGCATGCGCATCGATATGTAACACTGTTAAGTTGTTAAAACATTCGTTAAAAGCACGGATAGTACCGATAGAAATAGAATGTTCTCCACCAAAAAGTGTTACAAACTTATTTTTGTTAATGTATTTTTTAGTTGCTGTATGTACTGCTTCTACCATAGCTTCAGGAGAAGCGTTTTCTGTAACAGCATCGGCTAAATAAATTCCTTCTTTATATACTTCGCTATCGGTTTCTATATCGTATAATTCCATATTTTCAGAGGCATCTAAAAATGCATCTGGACCTTTGTCAGCTCCTTTTTGCCAAGTACTAGTTCCGTCGTAAGGAACTGGAATTAATACTACTTTGGCGTTTTCTAATTTTGCGTATTGGTCAGGTATTCCTGCGTAGTTTCTTTTTTTCATGTTAATGTTTTTACTAGTATCCTAAAATTGATAATAACTCTTCGCTTTTTTGTTGTTCTTTAAATAATTTAGTGGTTAAATCACCATTTTCGTTTTTGTCAATTAATATATGTTTCGGGGTTGGTATTAAACAGTGTTGTAATCCGCCAAAACCACCTATAGTTTCTTGATAAGCACCTGTGTTAAAAAAACCGATGTATAGCGGACTCTCTTTTTCGTATACAGGTAAGTAAATTCCGTTTATATGCTGCTCTGAGTTGTAGTAGTCATCACTATCACAAGTTAAACCGCCTAATAAAACGCGTTCGTATCGATGATTCCATTTGTTAAGAGGAAGCATGATAAAACGTTTGTTAATCGCCCAAGAATCGGGTAAGGTGGTAATGAAAGATGAGTTAATCATATTCCATTTTTCACGATCGTTTTGTTTTTTTTGGTATAGTACTTCATAGACAGCCCCTCCTGATTCACCTACGGTAAAACTACCAAATTCAGTAAAAATATTAGGAACCTCTACACCAGCTTCTTTACAAGCTAGGTTTATTTGGTTAATAATTTCATCGACCATATACGCATAGTCGTAATCAAATGCTAGAGAGTTTTTAATAGGAAAGCCTCCGCCAATATTTAAGCTGTCTAAACTAGGGCATACTTCTTTAAGTTTGGTATATACTCGTAGACATTTTGATAGCTCATTCCAGTAATAAGCATTGTCTCTAATACCTGTATTGATAAAGAAGTGTAACATCTTCAATTCTACTTGCGGATTGTTGGCAATTTCACGTTCGTAGAAAGATACAATATTTTTGTAACCAATTCCTAAGCGACTGGTATAAAATTCAAACTTAGGTTCTTCTTCAGAAGCGATGCGAATTCCTACATTAAATTTACTTCTAGTTTCATCTAGCAGTAGATTCAATTCCTCATAATTGTCTATTATAGGGATGCAATTTGTGTGTCCGCCATCAATTAAGCTCACGATATTGGCAATGTATTGGTCGCGTTTAAAACCGTTACACAATACATAAGCATCGTCGCTTAGTTTTCCTTCTTTTTTTAATGATTTTACAATATCAATATCAAAAGCAGACGATGTTTCAATGTGGATGTCATTTTTTAAAGCTTCGTCTAACACATATTTAAAGTGCGAGCTTTTAGTACAGTAGCTGTAGTTGTATACACCTTGATAGTTGTGCTTTTTTATAGCTTCGTTGAACCAGTTTTTAGCCCTGTTTATATTTTCTGATATTTTAGGTAAGTAGGTGAATTTTAACGGAGCTCCGTATTGCTTCACCAATTCCATCATATCGATGTCGTGAAAAAATAAATTATTGTTTACTGTATGAAATTCCTCTTGCGGAAAATCAAATGTTTGTTCTATTAAGTCTTTATATTTAGTATTCATTATTATTTTAGTTGAATCTGTATGTTCGATACAGAAAATCATTCAGTAGTTAAGGTGTGTGCCAAAACTTTTAAATAAGATGTATAACAAGCTTTGTCGGATTGTAACAAAGTGTTAAAACCAAAATAAATGGAATAGTCAGACTCTTAAAGCTAAACAATCACCGCACTGTTTATAAAAATTCAGTGGTAGAGAGTATTGAGAGTAGGAAGAAACCTTAATTTTTCGGTTGTGTTTCTCAAACACTAAATAACTTACTATCTTCCTGTAAAAGCTATTGCCGAAATAAGTAAAACATAACATTTTGACTTATATAATAAGATGAGGTAAATGTAAACTATTTTTTAATACCACAAACTTTTTTTTATTTTTTTAAAAAATTAACTTACAGCTGTTTAGCTATTTTTTTGTTTCTTTATTAACTCAATTCCTTTATACAAAATAATGGTGTTTGGTATGGTAATTTCTCTTTTTTCATCAGGCATATATAACAAAACATAAAAGCCAGTTATGTTTTTAACGGTACCTTGCAAGTCGAAATCTTTATCTATAATTTTTATGGTGTCACCTATGCGCATAGGATGATAAAAAAATAAAATAATACTCGCTGTTAGATTGGATAAAATAGACCATTGCGCAAAAAAACCAACTCCCAACACGGCAAGTATTGAAGATGCAAAAACAATCACCTCTTTAAAATTGATACCAAAAATAATTAATGAAATAAAGAGAGCTAGGGTATAATATAAAAAGTAACTGAGGTTCAAGATTAATTTTCTCCTATGAGGCTCAATAGCATTTTTTACAATATACGATCGCGTAAGCTTTTTAGTAAGATGAATTAAAAAAAACAGTACAATTATTAAAAGTAAGAATTGTAAAAATGGACTGTAGATAGAGAATTCTGAAAAACGATTTTTCATTATAGTTTTTTTAATACAAATATACTTTTGGTTTTGTAAATACAATCTCAAAATAAAAAATTATATTTGGTAGAAAACCATAATTATACATCATTATGAAAAATATTTTAATACCCTATAATTTTTCTGGAGCAGCAATCAATGCGTTGAATTATACAAAACAACTGTTTAAAGAAGTTGAGGTAAATATTTGCCTACTAAACGTATATGTAAGTCAGCCCTCAGAAATGTTAAGTGATGAAGAAAATGAGAAGTGGTTTAATGAAATGGATAATGAAATTGAAGAGGAATTGAAGTATTTAATTGACGTTTTAAAAAGAGAAGGTGCTAATTTTAATTACGATTATGTTGTAGCGTCTAATTCATTAACCAAAGCAGTAAAGAATACAGTAAGAGAAAAGAATATTGATGTTATTATTGCAGGTACCAAAGGGGCAAAGGGTTTAGCTGAAACATTTATTGGTACCAATGCCATGAAAATAATTAATACAATTAATGAATGTCCAATATTGGTGGTGCCCATGCATTACAAGTACAAACCATTACACCAAATAGTATTCTCTACTAATTTTAAAAGAAAATTTACAATAAAAGAGTTACAATTCTTAATTAATTTATGCGTGCTTAAAAAGTGTATGCTGGAGGTTGTAAGTTTGTCAGAAGAAAATTTTTTGTCTGAAAACCAGCAGCGAAATAAAGTCAAGTTAAGAGAGTTGTTACAAGAGTTGAATGTTGTGTATGAAAAGTTAGACTGGAAAGATTCTGAAACAATAACACTAGAAGAACATATAGAAGAAACAGAAAGTGAGTTGTTGGTTTTAATAAATCATAAGCACAATTTTTTTAATCGTTTGTTAGATGAAAACGTGCTAAAAAAATCGGCATTTCACAGTAAAATACCTATATTGATCTTGCCTGAAATAGTGTAATTATGAAGTTTACAGAAGAATTTTATAAAAGTATAGCGAACCTGTTTTATGCAGTTTCTATGGCCGATAAAAACATGAGTATAGAAGAAAAAAAGAGCATTGTTAAAAGAGTACAGCTCAATTGGGCTGCTTCAGAAAATAAATCAGACAGCGAATTAATTTATGAAACGCTAAGAGCGTTGATTCGAGAAAAAACAACGTCGAAAGAGGCTTATCAAAATTTTAAAACATACTATGTAACGCATCAAGAGGAGTTTTCTAAAAAAATAATTCACGATTTAGTAGCCGCATCACATGAAATTGCAGGCTCTTTTGCAAGAAAAAACAAGTCAGAGCTTATTATTCTGGCAAGATTACACAAATTATTTAAACTTGTATAAGTAGCAATATGACAAGGTTTATAGCCAAACAAAATAACACCAAAGATGTAGCTCCAGGAAATCCAGTTTTTGTTGGAAATCAAAAAGAAGAAACAACTAAAATACAATTCATAGGGTATGATGAACACGAGTTTGTAGAGATTGAATTGACAACCATAGATGAGCTGAAAACGTACTTTAATACGTATAAAAAAAATTGGATTAACATAGATGGATTGCATGATATAGCGTTGATTGAAGAAATAGGAAAGCTATTTAATATTCATACACTCGTTTTAGAAGATATAGTAAACACAGACCAAAGACCAAAAGTTGATATTGAAGAAGAGTATATTTTTACCAGTATAAAAATGATGTTTTTACACAAAGACAAACAACAACTAGAAGCAGAGCAAGTTTCTATGTATTTGTTGAAAAATGTATTGATTACTTTTCAAGAACGACATGGAGATGTTTTTGAGTCGGTAAGAGAACGATTGCGACATAAAAAAGGAAGAGTTCGAAGCTATAACGTGACCTATTTAAACTACTGTTTACTGGATGTAATTGTAGATAATTATAACTTTTTGATGGAAACTTTTGGAGAAAAAGTGGAGGATTTAGAAGATAAAATTTTACTAGAACCGAACAAAAATATTCTACAAGAAATCAACAAATATAAAATGGAACTGAATTATTTCAGAAAAGCCATAAGACCGGCTCGAGAGGGAATAAATAGTTTTAGAGCATTGAAAACCGAATTAATAACAAAAAAAGAACAACCCTTTTTTAATGATTTGAACGACCTCATTCAACGAAGTCACGATTCTGTAGAAAACTACAAAAGTATGCTGACGGAACAACTTACGGTATATTCAACGAACGTAAACAACCGCTTGAACGACATCATGAAAATTCTCACTATATTTTCAGTAGTATTTATACCCATTAGCTTCATAGCAGGTATTTATGGTACAAATTTCGAATATATACCAGAACTAAGGTATCGTGGCGGGTACTTTGCAATGTGGGGTGTTATTTTACTAATAGTAATAGGCATGTTAGGGTATTTTAAATATAAAAAATGGTTTTAAGAATTACTTAAACTTTTGAAATTTAATTTTTTGTACTTTTGTACAGTTAAAATAACCACGATTATAATTTCTGGTTTTTAAGAAAAGCAGTTAAAAGTAAATAATCGTTAGATAAATTTTTAATAAACTCACTGAGTGAGATGAAAAAAGCATTTCATAAAATAACATCCATCACAATGGCATTCATTGTAGTTTTTTCTACAATGTCATTTACGGTTAACAGTCACTTTTGTGGAGATATGTTAGTGGGTACAAGTTATTTTGTAAAAGCTGAATCTTGCGGCATGGATATGAAGCGAGAAACAAAGTCTGAAGATTGCTCAGTAATGAAAAAGAACTGTTGTCAAGATGTGGCTTCAGTAGTTGAAGGACAAGATACCTTAAAAATTACTTCTTTCGATGCATTGTCTTTCAATCAGCAAGTATTTATTGCATCGTTTTACCACTATTATGTTACTTTATTCGAAGGAACTCACGATAAAGTAATTTCTTTTAAAAATTACAAGCCTCCGCTGGTCGTCAGGGATATTCACGTACTTGATGAAGTATACTTAATATGATTTTTTAAACAATAACTAGTTGTCCTTTTTGAAGATTTCAATCGGATGATTTGTTGTATTCGATGTTTTATAAACATCCATGTTTAATTGTTTAAAATCATTTCTTTATGCTCAATAAAAGCATCAAATTTTTAATAGAAAACAAACTGGTAGCAGTTATTTTACTCATTTTATTTGTAGGATGGGGAACAGTAAACGCACCTTTTAATTTAGATACGGGCTTTTTACCAAGTAACCCTGTAGCCGTTGATGCCATACCAGATATTGGAGAAAACCAACAAATTGTTTTTACCAAGTGGGACGGACAATCGCCACAAGATATAGAAGACCAAATTACCTACCCATTAACCACCTCTTTATTAGGAATTTCAGGAGTAAAAACCATTCGTAGTTCTTCCATGTTTGGCTTGTCGAGCATCTATGTGATTTTTGATGAAGGTGTCGATTTTTATTGGAGTCGCTCTCGAATTCTTGAAAAACTAAATTCATTACCAAATAACGTATTGCCAGAAGGCGTAAGTCCATCTCTTGGACCAGACGCAACAGGTTTGGGACAAATTTTTTGGTATACCCTAGAAGGACATGATGAAGAGGGCAATGTAACGGGAGGTTGGGATTTAAACGAATTACGTAGCGTACAAGATTACTATGTAAAATACGCACTATCTTCTGCAAATGGTGTATCTGAAGTAAGTTCCATCGGAGGCTATGTTCAAGAATATCAAATAGACGTTCAGCCAGAATTGATGCGTCAGTACAATATCAGTCTACAACAAATTGTAGGCGCTGTAAAGCAAAGTAATCAAGATATTGGAGCACAAACGATAGAAATCAATCAAGCAGAATATTTAGTCCGT
It includes:
- a CDS encoding RMD1 family protein gives rise to the protein MQTIAYHLEKRIALGAIRSQFESYELIKREHSFLLYKITNNSYIYIKDYGSVVFMNCADDFIHQTVRFLINKEKSVINNLPSEKYQISFSETIEVDFGTIQIKELNDDVAHIIMLNLAQSVALMNYVNKTSDLHDKTLVYSKQLEKTGSFKLSKIQMRKFIGKTMNLKNNIAENLFVFDSPDVAWNNKDLSDLDYKLKDELDIVKRHQGIENSLNVIKENLDLFNDILQHKYSSMLEWIIIILILFEVIQVIVEKLI
- the speB gene encoding agmatinase — protein: MKKRNYAGIPDQYAKLENAKVVLIPVPYDGTSTWQKGADKGPDAFLDASENMELYDIETDSEVYKEGIYLADAVTENASPEAMVEAVHTATKKYINKNKFVTLFGGEHSISIGTIRAFNECFNNLTVLHIDAHADLRKEYEGSSCNHACAVYEASQTTNLVQVGIRSMDISEKSSMNTDKVFFAHDMAVNEYWMDEVIDQLTGNVFITFDLDAIDPSLLPSTGTPEPGGLFYYETLEFLRRVFTQRNVVGFDIVELCPNENEKSSDFLAAKLYYKMLSYKFSSTMEDEEDYDDDENSPFNKLAKFKSDDDDY
- a CDS encoding arginine decarboxylase — protein: MNTKYKDLIEQTFDFPQEEFHTVNNNLFFHDIDMMELVKQYGAPLKFTYLPKISENINRAKNWFNEAIKKHNYQGVYNYSYCTKSSHFKYVLDEALKNDIHIETSSAFDIDIVKSLKKEGKLSDDAYVLCNGFKRDQYIANIVSLIDGGHTNCIPIIDNYEELNLLLDETRSKFNVGIRIASEEEPKFEFYTSRLGIGYKNIVSFYEREIANNPQVELKMLHFFINTGIRDNAYYWNELSKCLRVYTKLKEVCPSLDSLNIGGGFPIKNSLAFDYDYAYMVDEIINQINLACKEAGVEVPNIFTEFGSFTVGESGGAVYEVLYQKKQNDREKWNMINSSFITTLPDSWAINKRFIMLPLNKWNHRYERVLLGGLTCDSDDYYNSEQHINGIYLPVYEKESPLYIGFFNTGAYQETIGGFGGLQHCLIPTPKHILIDKNENGDLTTKLFKEQQKSEELLSILGY
- a CDS encoding mechanosensitive ion channel domain-containing protein — translated: MKNRFSEFSIYSPFLQFLLLIIVLFFLIHLTKKLTRSYIVKNAIEPHRRKLILNLSYFLYYTLALFISLIIFGINFKEVIVFASSILAVLGVGFFAQWSILSNLTASIILFFYHPMRIGDTIKIIDKDFDLQGTVKNITGFYVLLYMPDEKREITIPNTIILYKGIELIKKQKNS
- a CDS encoding universal stress protein, giving the protein MKNILIPYNFSGAAINALNYTKQLFKEVEVNICLLNVYVSQPSEMLSDEENEKWFNEMDNEIEEELKYLIDVLKREGANFNYDYVVASNSLTKAVKNTVREKNIDVIIAGTKGAKGLAETFIGTNAMKIINTINECPILVVPMHYKYKPLHQIVFSTNFKRKFTIKELQFLINLCVLKKCMLEVVSLSEENFLSENQQRNKVKLRELLQELNVVYEKLDWKDSETITLEEHIEETESELLVLINHKHNFFNRLLDENVLKKSAFHSKIPILILPEIV
- the corA gene encoding magnesium/cobalt transporter CorA, with protein sequence MTRFIAKQNNTKDVAPGNPVFVGNQKEETTKIQFIGYDEHEFVEIELTTIDELKTYFNTYKKNWINIDGLHDIALIEEIGKLFNIHTLVLEDIVNTDQRPKVDIEEEYIFTSIKMMFLHKDKQQLEAEQVSMYLLKNVLITFQERHGDVFESVRERLRHKKGRVRSYNVTYLNYCLLDVIVDNYNFLMETFGEKVEDLEDKILLEPNKNILQEINKYKMELNYFRKAIRPAREGINSFRALKTELITKKEQPFFNDLNDLIQRSHDSVENYKSMLTEQLTVYSTNVNNRLNDIMKILTIFSVVFIPISFIAGIYGTNFEYIPELRYRGGYFAMWGVILLIVIGMLGYFKYKKWF
- a CDS encoding HYC_CC_PP family protein, with the translated sequence MKKAFHKITSITMAFIVVFSTMSFTVNSHFCGDMLVGTSYFVKAESCGMDMKRETKSEDCSVMKKNCCQDVASVVEGQDTLKITSFDALSFNQQVFIASFYHYYVTLFEGTHDKVISFKNYKPPLVVRDIHVLDEVYLI